A single Ptiloglossa arizonensis isolate GNS036 chromosome 2, iyPtiAriz1_principal, whole genome shotgun sequence DNA region contains:
- the Cnot4 gene encoding CCR4-NOT transcription complex subunit 4 isoform X1 → MSVLNQSGEDAVECPLCMEPLEVDDLNFFPCTCGYQICRFCWHRIRTDENGLCPACRKAYSENPADFKPLSMEEIARLKAEKRLKDQQRKQRVTENRKHLANVRVVQKNLVFVVGLPLRLADADVLKRHEYFGKFGKIHKVVINQSTSYAGSQGPSASAYVTYQRQEDALRAIEAVNNVVMDGRTIKTSLGTTKYCSHFMRNQPCPKPDCMYLHDLGDQEASFTKEEMHQGKHQEYERKLVQSLHASHASAQRKPTPSPSVTGSIVRENGTSNSQAKEAWPSLQTGQTNSTQTNCKELLPPSQATSQQNNITNGNGTTNQQNHVPSGGSTHQQNNNNKGESINLRRGKSNSESKAQAARNKHKNCQNKEKHSTRTTSRSESSSIGAQNNVQPQINGQKDIRNFSTESNSDVLQKLGNKCKSEQQQQPPQQQPPPQQQQQNNKGLKLIQQQQQQQQQTQELKVNGIVQNGERRHSDSETDQQREGSTPASTISSTEDSNGNQQVEHLAESSEENNGAAMLGSSPASTNSSQGANQQPPPGLHNGSQMQLSHRSIFQADNNSFFSSNTFQKISTTTSVPPTSLTANPNLNWTSTGLASIPDSLPIVQSSEDWQAAFGFQPETSRTNHVVQKSSPSSSPGVTFNSESFVDEEVYTNLQYTALSEPSGTFTSSLLVNSPASKFMADFQQNSLQQRLALQAQQNQENCEYIKQNGHATLEEVRNHKESGSDIKADDDLGFDPFHETQKALAELMENEMQLQQQRLFQQQQQQQREREEQNRIQHQQNIANLGQQHFPQVAHIAHLQQQAQHLQNLQVLQQSHSLLSRLPQNLLQSGTQSPAQNTVAAASLGQRSRLPPPGFPGSTPNHMNSFGLGIPRPAPTNGALSGAQPQQQNAYLPNGNPLLNSQGISKCAGDALYTLKDWCDINNQQQQQQFHHQALHQKGGWNNFGPIADWTSIDPAIVSSSRPLPFQTTSTWQFPHVHPTHTVSHNAQQEQQNAPTQHWAMQPPPGFAAPATTGQLSNQQPSTTAQPHTKLISAGSEIENL, encoded by the exons ATGTCAGTATTGAATCAAAGTGGAGAAGATGCAGTGGAGTGTCCTTTGTGTATGGAACCTTTGGAGGTGGATGATTTGAATTTCTTTCCATGCACTTGTGGATATCAAATATGTCGTTTTTGCTGGCATAGAATTCGTACAGATGAAAATGGTTTGTGCCCTGCCTGTCGGAAGGCCTATTCTGAAAATCCTGCCGATTTTAAGCCTCTCAGTATGGAAGAAATTGCAAG ATTAAAAGCAGAAAAGAGATTAAAAGATCAGCAACGTAAGCAAAGAGTTACAGAAAACCGTAAACATCTAGCAAATGTGAGAGTAGTACAAAAAAATTTAGTATTTGTAGTAGGATTACCATTGCGACTTGCGGATGCTGAT GTATTAAAGCGACatgaatattttggaaaatttggcaAAattcataaagttgtaataaatCAAAGCACTTCCTATGCAGGGTCTCAAGGCCCTAGTGCTTCAGCTTACGTTACCTACCAA CGTCAAGAGGATGCACTACGTGCTATAGAGGCTGTGAATAATGTTGTTATGGATGGACGAACAATAAAAACGTCATTAGGAACAACAAAGTATTGTTCACATTTTATGCGTAATCAACCTTGTCCAAAACCGGATTGTATGTACTTACATGATCTTGGGGACCAGGAAGCTTCGTTTACAAAGGAGGAGATGCATCAAGGCAAACATCAGGAATATGAACGAAAGCTTGTGCAATCGTTACATGCATCACATGCATCTGctcaacg AAAACCAACACCATCGCCATCTGTGACAGGTAGTATTGTTCGAGAGAATGGAACTTCAAATTCTCAAGCCAAAGAAGCTTGGCCATCGTTACAAACTGGACAGACAAATA GCACACAAACGAATTGTAAAGAATTATTACCGCCATCACAAGCAACATCGCAACAGAACAATATCACAAATGGAAATGGTACAACAAATCAACAAAATCATGTACCATCTGGTGGATCTACGCATCAACAAAACAATAATAACAAGGGCGAAAGTATAAATTTACGGAGAGGCAAAAGTAATAGTGAAAGTAAAGCACAGGCAGCGCGAAATAAAcacaaaaattgtcaaaataagGAAAAACATAGTACACGGACAACGTCACGATCTGAATCGAGCTCTATTGGTGCCCAAAATAATGTACAACCACAAATTAATGGACAGAAGGAtattagaaatttttcaacCGAATCAAATAGTGATGTATTGCAAAAATTGGGTAATAAATGTAAATcggaacaacaacaacaaccaccGCAACAGCAGCCGCCgccacagcaacaacaacaaaataataaaggattgaaattaattcaacagcaacaacaacagcaacaacagacTCAGGAACTTAAAGTAAATGGAATAGTGCAAAATGGAGAACGTCGACATTCGGATAGTGAGACAGATCAACAGCGTGAAGGTAGTACACCAGCTAGTACAATTTCAAGTACAGAAGATTCAAATGGAAATCAACAAGTAGAACATTTAGCAGAATCAAGCGAGGAGAACAATGGTGCTGCTATGTTGG GTTCCTCTCCAGCTAGCACAAATTCATCACAAGGTGCCAATCAACAACCGCCACCAGGACTACATAATGGGTCTCAAATGCAACTTAGTCATCGGTCAATCTTTCAGGCGGACAATAACAGCTTTTTCAGTTCAAACACTTTCCAGAAAATCTCTACCACCACCTCAGTGCCACCTACTTCTTTGACAG CAAATCCAAACCTGAATTGGACAAGCACAGGCTTAGCTTCTATTCCTGATTCGTTGCCAATTGTTCAGTCCAGTGAAGATTGGCAAGCAGCTTTCGGTTTCCAACCTGAAACATCACGAACAAATCATGTTGTACAAAAATCCAGTCCTTCTAGTTCACCAGGAGTAACGTTCAATTCGGAGAGTTTTGTAGACGAAGAAGTTTACACAAATCTACAGTATACTGCACTCTCAGAACCTTCTGGTACTTTTACATCCAGTTTGCTTGTTAATTCTCCTGCATCCAAATTTATGGCAGACTTTCAACAAAATTCGTTACAACAAAGGCTTGCTCTACAA GCACAACAAAACCAAGAGAATTGTGAATACATAAAACAAAATGGTCATGCTACCTTAGAGGAAGTTCGGAATCATAAAGAATCTGGTTCAGATATAAAAGCTGATGATGACTTAGGTTTTGATCCCTTTCATGAAACACAAAAAGCTCTAGCTGAACTGATGGAAAATGAAATGCAACTTCAGCAACAAAGGTTGtttcaacaacagcaacaacagcaaagAGAACGAGAAGAGCAAAATAGGATACAACATCAGCAGAATATTGCAAACCTTGGTCAGCAACACTTTCCACAG GTTGCCCATATAGCACACTTACAACAACAAGCCCAACATTTGCAGAATCTACAAGTTCTTCAACAATCGCATTCCCTGCTATCTCGTCTTCCACAAAATTTACTACAAAGTGGTACACAAAGTCCTGCTCAGAATACTGTGGCTGCTGCGAGTTTGGGACAACGTAGTCGCCTTCCACCACCAGGTTTCCCTGGTTCTACACCAAATCACATGAATTCTTTTGGTCTTGGTATACCGCGACCAGCTCCCACGAACGGTGCTCTTTCGG GAGCACAACCACAGCAGCAAAACGCCTATCTTCCGAATGGAAATCCCCTTCTGAATTCACAAG gTATTAGTAAATGCGCGGGCGATGCACTTTATACGCTTAAGGATTGGTGTGATATCAATaatcaacaacagcaacaacaatttCATCATCAAGCATTACATCAAAAAGGAGGATGGAACAACTTTGGACCTATTGCAGACTGGACTTCGATTGATCCAGCTATTGTTAGTTCTTCTAGGCCTCTTCCATTCCAAACTACTAGTACATGGCAGTTTCCACATGTTCATCCTACACATACTGTATCACATAAtgcgcaacag GAACAACAGAACGCACCAACTCAACATTGGGCAATGCAACCACCCCCAGGTTTTGCTGCACCAGCGACTACGGGACAATTGAGTAATCAACAACCAAGCACAACTGCACAGCCGCACACCAAACTTATCTCTGCAGGATCGGAAATTGAAA atctataa
- the Cnot4 gene encoding CCR4-NOT transcription complex subunit 4 isoform X3 produces MSVLNQSGEDAVECPLCMEPLEVDDLNFFPCTCGYQICRFCWHRIRTDENGLCPACRKAYSENPADFKPLSMEEIARLKAEKRLKDQQRKQRVTENRKHLANVRVVQKNLVFVVGLPLRLADADVLKRHEYFGKFGKIHKVVINQSTSYAGSQGPSASAYVTYQRQEDALRAIEAVNNVVMDGRTIKTSLGTTKYCSHFMRNQPCPKPDCMYLHDLGDQEASFTKEEMHQGKHQEYERKLVQSLHASHASAQRKPTPSPSVTGSIVRENGTSNSQAKEAWPSLQTGQTNSTQTNCKELLPPSQATSQQNNITNGNGTTNQQNHVPSGGSTHQQNNNNKGESINLRRGKSNSESKAQAARNKHKNCQNKEKHSTRTTSRSESSSIGAQNNVQPQINGQKDIRNFSTESNSDVLQKLGNKCKSEQQQQPPQQQPPPQQQQQNNKGLKLIQQQQQQQQQTQELKVNGIVQNGERRHSDSETDQQREGSTPASTISSTEDSNGNQQVEHLAESSEENNGAAMLGSSPASTNSSQGANQQPPPGLHNGSQMQLSHRSIFQADNNSFFSSNTFQKISTTTSVPPTSLTANPNLNWTSTGLASIPDSLPIVQSSEDWQAAFGFQPETSRTNHVVQKSSPSSSPGVTFNSESFVDEEVYTNLQYTALSEPSGTFTSSLLVNSPASKFMADFQQNSLQQRLALQAQQNQENCEYIKQNGHATLEEVRNHKESGSDIKADDDLGFDPFHETQKALAELMENEMQLQQQRLFQQQQQQQREREEQNRIQHQQNIANLGQQHFPQVAHIAHLQQQAQHLQNLQVLQQSHSLLSRLPQNLLQSGTQSPAQNTVAAASLGQRSRLPPPGAQPQQQNAYLPNGNPLLNSQGISKCAGDALYTLKDWCDINNQQQQQQFHHQALHQKGGWNNFGPIADWTSIDPAIVSSSRPLPFQTTSTWQFPHVHPTHTVSHNAQQEQQNAPTQHWAMQPPPGFAAPATTGQLSNQQPSTTAQPHTKLISAGSEIENL; encoded by the exons ATGTCAGTATTGAATCAAAGTGGAGAAGATGCAGTGGAGTGTCCTTTGTGTATGGAACCTTTGGAGGTGGATGATTTGAATTTCTTTCCATGCACTTGTGGATATCAAATATGTCGTTTTTGCTGGCATAGAATTCGTACAGATGAAAATGGTTTGTGCCCTGCCTGTCGGAAGGCCTATTCTGAAAATCCTGCCGATTTTAAGCCTCTCAGTATGGAAGAAATTGCAAG ATTAAAAGCAGAAAAGAGATTAAAAGATCAGCAACGTAAGCAAAGAGTTACAGAAAACCGTAAACATCTAGCAAATGTGAGAGTAGTACAAAAAAATTTAGTATTTGTAGTAGGATTACCATTGCGACTTGCGGATGCTGAT GTATTAAAGCGACatgaatattttggaaaatttggcaAAattcataaagttgtaataaatCAAAGCACTTCCTATGCAGGGTCTCAAGGCCCTAGTGCTTCAGCTTACGTTACCTACCAA CGTCAAGAGGATGCACTACGTGCTATAGAGGCTGTGAATAATGTTGTTATGGATGGACGAACAATAAAAACGTCATTAGGAACAACAAAGTATTGTTCACATTTTATGCGTAATCAACCTTGTCCAAAACCGGATTGTATGTACTTACATGATCTTGGGGACCAGGAAGCTTCGTTTACAAAGGAGGAGATGCATCAAGGCAAACATCAGGAATATGAACGAAAGCTTGTGCAATCGTTACATGCATCACATGCATCTGctcaacg AAAACCAACACCATCGCCATCTGTGACAGGTAGTATTGTTCGAGAGAATGGAACTTCAAATTCTCAAGCCAAAGAAGCTTGGCCATCGTTACAAACTGGACAGACAAATA GCACACAAACGAATTGTAAAGAATTATTACCGCCATCACAAGCAACATCGCAACAGAACAATATCACAAATGGAAATGGTACAACAAATCAACAAAATCATGTACCATCTGGTGGATCTACGCATCAACAAAACAATAATAACAAGGGCGAAAGTATAAATTTACGGAGAGGCAAAAGTAATAGTGAAAGTAAAGCACAGGCAGCGCGAAATAAAcacaaaaattgtcaaaataagGAAAAACATAGTACACGGACAACGTCACGATCTGAATCGAGCTCTATTGGTGCCCAAAATAATGTACAACCACAAATTAATGGACAGAAGGAtattagaaatttttcaacCGAATCAAATAGTGATGTATTGCAAAAATTGGGTAATAAATGTAAATcggaacaacaacaacaaccaccGCAACAGCAGCCGCCgccacagcaacaacaacaaaataataaaggattgaaattaattcaacagcaacaacaacagcaacaacagacTCAGGAACTTAAAGTAAATGGAATAGTGCAAAATGGAGAACGTCGACATTCGGATAGTGAGACAGATCAACAGCGTGAAGGTAGTACACCAGCTAGTACAATTTCAAGTACAGAAGATTCAAATGGAAATCAACAAGTAGAACATTTAGCAGAATCAAGCGAGGAGAACAATGGTGCTGCTATGTTGG GTTCCTCTCCAGCTAGCACAAATTCATCACAAGGTGCCAATCAACAACCGCCACCAGGACTACATAATGGGTCTCAAATGCAACTTAGTCATCGGTCAATCTTTCAGGCGGACAATAACAGCTTTTTCAGTTCAAACACTTTCCAGAAAATCTCTACCACCACCTCAGTGCCACCTACTTCTTTGACAG CAAATCCAAACCTGAATTGGACAAGCACAGGCTTAGCTTCTATTCCTGATTCGTTGCCAATTGTTCAGTCCAGTGAAGATTGGCAAGCAGCTTTCGGTTTCCAACCTGAAACATCACGAACAAATCATGTTGTACAAAAATCCAGTCCTTCTAGTTCACCAGGAGTAACGTTCAATTCGGAGAGTTTTGTAGACGAAGAAGTTTACACAAATCTACAGTATACTGCACTCTCAGAACCTTCTGGTACTTTTACATCCAGTTTGCTTGTTAATTCTCCTGCATCCAAATTTATGGCAGACTTTCAACAAAATTCGTTACAACAAAGGCTTGCTCTACAA GCACAACAAAACCAAGAGAATTGTGAATACATAAAACAAAATGGTCATGCTACCTTAGAGGAAGTTCGGAATCATAAAGAATCTGGTTCAGATATAAAAGCTGATGATGACTTAGGTTTTGATCCCTTTCATGAAACACAAAAAGCTCTAGCTGAACTGATGGAAAATGAAATGCAACTTCAGCAACAAAGGTTGtttcaacaacagcaacaacagcaaagAGAACGAGAAGAGCAAAATAGGATACAACATCAGCAGAATATTGCAAACCTTGGTCAGCAACACTTTCCACAG GTTGCCCATATAGCACACTTACAACAACAAGCCCAACATTTGCAGAATCTACAAGTTCTTCAACAATCGCATTCCCTGCTATCTCGTCTTCCACAAAATTTACTACAAAGTGGTACACAAAGTCCTGCTCAGAATACTGTGGCTGCTGCGAGTTTGGGACAACGTAGTCGCCTTCCACCACCAG GAGCACAACCACAGCAGCAAAACGCCTATCTTCCGAATGGAAATCCCCTTCTGAATTCACAAG gTATTAGTAAATGCGCGGGCGATGCACTTTATACGCTTAAGGATTGGTGTGATATCAATaatcaacaacagcaacaacaatttCATCATCAAGCATTACATCAAAAAGGAGGATGGAACAACTTTGGACCTATTGCAGACTGGACTTCGATTGATCCAGCTATTGTTAGTTCTTCTAGGCCTCTTCCATTCCAAACTACTAGTACATGGCAGTTTCCACATGTTCATCCTACACATACTGTATCACATAAtgcgcaacag GAACAACAGAACGCACCAACTCAACATTGGGCAATGCAACCACCCCCAGGTTTTGCTGCACCAGCGACTACGGGACAATTGAGTAATCAACAACCAAGCACAACTGCACAGCCGCACACCAAACTTATCTCTGCAGGATCGGAAATTGAAA atctataa
- the Cnot4 gene encoding CCR4-NOT transcription complex subunit 4 isoform X2, whose product MSVLNQSGEDAVECPLCMEPLEVDDLNFFPCTCGYQICRFCWHRIRTDENGLCPACRKAYSENPADFKPLSMEEIARLKAEKRLKDQQRKQRVTENRKHLANVRVVQKNLVFVVGLPLRLADADVLKRHEYFGKFGKIHKVVINQSTSYAGSQGPSASAYVTYQRQEDALRAIEAVNNVVMDGRTIKTSLGTTKYCSHFMRNQPCPKPDCMYLHDLGDQEASFTKEEMHQGKHQEYERKLVQSLHASHASAQRKPTPSPSVTGSIVRENGTSNSQAKEAWPSLQTGQTNSTQTNCKELLPPSQATSQQNNITNGNGTTNQQNHVPSGGSTHQQNNNNKGESINLRRGKSNSESKAQAARNKHKNCQNKEKHSTRTTSRSESSSIGAQNNVQPQINGQKDIRNFSTESNSDVLQKLGNKCKSEQQQQPPQQQPPPQQQQQNNKGLKLIQQQQQQQQQTQELKVNGIVQNGERRHSDSETDQQREGSTPASTISSTEDSNGNQQVEHLAESSEENNGAAMLASTNSSQGANQQPPPGLHNGSQMQLSHRSIFQADNNSFFSSNTFQKISTTTSVPPTSLTANPNLNWTSTGLASIPDSLPIVQSSEDWQAAFGFQPETSRTNHVVQKSSPSSSPGVTFNSESFVDEEVYTNLQYTALSEPSGTFTSSLLVNSPASKFMADFQQNSLQQRLALQAQQNQENCEYIKQNGHATLEEVRNHKESGSDIKADDDLGFDPFHETQKALAELMENEMQLQQQRLFQQQQQQQREREEQNRIQHQQNIANLGQQHFPQVAHIAHLQQQAQHLQNLQVLQQSHSLLSRLPQNLLQSGTQSPAQNTVAAASLGQRSRLPPPGFPGSTPNHMNSFGLGIPRPAPTNGALSGAQPQQQNAYLPNGNPLLNSQGISKCAGDALYTLKDWCDINNQQQQQQFHHQALHQKGGWNNFGPIADWTSIDPAIVSSSRPLPFQTTSTWQFPHVHPTHTVSHNAQQEQQNAPTQHWAMQPPPGFAAPATTGQLSNQQPSTTAQPHTKLISAGSEIENL is encoded by the exons ATGTCAGTATTGAATCAAAGTGGAGAAGATGCAGTGGAGTGTCCTTTGTGTATGGAACCTTTGGAGGTGGATGATTTGAATTTCTTTCCATGCACTTGTGGATATCAAATATGTCGTTTTTGCTGGCATAGAATTCGTACAGATGAAAATGGTTTGTGCCCTGCCTGTCGGAAGGCCTATTCTGAAAATCCTGCCGATTTTAAGCCTCTCAGTATGGAAGAAATTGCAAG ATTAAAAGCAGAAAAGAGATTAAAAGATCAGCAACGTAAGCAAAGAGTTACAGAAAACCGTAAACATCTAGCAAATGTGAGAGTAGTACAAAAAAATTTAGTATTTGTAGTAGGATTACCATTGCGACTTGCGGATGCTGAT GTATTAAAGCGACatgaatattttggaaaatttggcaAAattcataaagttgtaataaatCAAAGCACTTCCTATGCAGGGTCTCAAGGCCCTAGTGCTTCAGCTTACGTTACCTACCAA CGTCAAGAGGATGCACTACGTGCTATAGAGGCTGTGAATAATGTTGTTATGGATGGACGAACAATAAAAACGTCATTAGGAACAACAAAGTATTGTTCACATTTTATGCGTAATCAACCTTGTCCAAAACCGGATTGTATGTACTTACATGATCTTGGGGACCAGGAAGCTTCGTTTACAAAGGAGGAGATGCATCAAGGCAAACATCAGGAATATGAACGAAAGCTTGTGCAATCGTTACATGCATCACATGCATCTGctcaacg AAAACCAACACCATCGCCATCTGTGACAGGTAGTATTGTTCGAGAGAATGGAACTTCAAATTCTCAAGCCAAAGAAGCTTGGCCATCGTTACAAACTGGACAGACAAATA GCACACAAACGAATTGTAAAGAATTATTACCGCCATCACAAGCAACATCGCAACAGAACAATATCACAAATGGAAATGGTACAACAAATCAACAAAATCATGTACCATCTGGTGGATCTACGCATCAACAAAACAATAATAACAAGGGCGAAAGTATAAATTTACGGAGAGGCAAAAGTAATAGTGAAAGTAAAGCACAGGCAGCGCGAAATAAAcacaaaaattgtcaaaataagGAAAAACATAGTACACGGACAACGTCACGATCTGAATCGAGCTCTATTGGTGCCCAAAATAATGTACAACCACAAATTAATGGACAGAAGGAtattagaaatttttcaacCGAATCAAATAGTGATGTATTGCAAAAATTGGGTAATAAATGTAAATcggaacaacaacaacaaccaccGCAACAGCAGCCGCCgccacagcaacaacaacaaaataataaaggattgaaattaattcaacagcaacaacaacagcaacaacagacTCAGGAACTTAAAGTAAATGGAATAGTGCAAAATGGAGAACGTCGACATTCGGATAGTGAGACAGATCAACAGCGTGAAGGTAGTACACCAGCTAGTACAATTTCAAGTACAGAAGATTCAAATGGAAATCAACAAGTAGAACATTTAGCAGAATCAAGCGAGGAGAACAATGGTGCTGCTATGTTGG CTAGCACAAATTCATCACAAGGTGCCAATCAACAACCGCCACCAGGACTACATAATGGGTCTCAAATGCAACTTAGTCATCGGTCAATCTTTCAGGCGGACAATAACAGCTTTTTCAGTTCAAACACTTTCCAGAAAATCTCTACCACCACCTCAGTGCCACCTACTTCTTTGACAG CAAATCCAAACCTGAATTGGACAAGCACAGGCTTAGCTTCTATTCCTGATTCGTTGCCAATTGTTCAGTCCAGTGAAGATTGGCAAGCAGCTTTCGGTTTCCAACCTGAAACATCACGAACAAATCATGTTGTACAAAAATCCAGTCCTTCTAGTTCACCAGGAGTAACGTTCAATTCGGAGAGTTTTGTAGACGAAGAAGTTTACACAAATCTACAGTATACTGCACTCTCAGAACCTTCTGGTACTTTTACATCCAGTTTGCTTGTTAATTCTCCTGCATCCAAATTTATGGCAGACTTTCAACAAAATTCGTTACAACAAAGGCTTGCTCTACAA GCACAACAAAACCAAGAGAATTGTGAATACATAAAACAAAATGGTCATGCTACCTTAGAGGAAGTTCGGAATCATAAAGAATCTGGTTCAGATATAAAAGCTGATGATGACTTAGGTTTTGATCCCTTTCATGAAACACAAAAAGCTCTAGCTGAACTGATGGAAAATGAAATGCAACTTCAGCAACAAAGGTTGtttcaacaacagcaacaacagcaaagAGAACGAGAAGAGCAAAATAGGATACAACATCAGCAGAATATTGCAAACCTTGGTCAGCAACACTTTCCACAG GTTGCCCATATAGCACACTTACAACAACAAGCCCAACATTTGCAGAATCTACAAGTTCTTCAACAATCGCATTCCCTGCTATCTCGTCTTCCACAAAATTTACTACAAAGTGGTACACAAAGTCCTGCTCAGAATACTGTGGCTGCTGCGAGTTTGGGACAACGTAGTCGCCTTCCACCACCAGGTTTCCCTGGTTCTACACCAAATCACATGAATTCTTTTGGTCTTGGTATACCGCGACCAGCTCCCACGAACGGTGCTCTTTCGG GAGCACAACCACAGCAGCAAAACGCCTATCTTCCGAATGGAAATCCCCTTCTGAATTCACAAG gTATTAGTAAATGCGCGGGCGATGCACTTTATACGCTTAAGGATTGGTGTGATATCAATaatcaacaacagcaacaacaatttCATCATCAAGCATTACATCAAAAAGGAGGATGGAACAACTTTGGACCTATTGCAGACTGGACTTCGATTGATCCAGCTATTGTTAGTTCTTCTAGGCCTCTTCCATTCCAAACTACTAGTACATGGCAGTTTCCACATGTTCATCCTACACATACTGTATCACATAAtgcgcaacag GAACAACAGAACGCACCAACTCAACATTGGGCAATGCAACCACCCCCAGGTTTTGCTGCACCAGCGACTACGGGACAATTGAGTAATCAACAACCAAGCACAACTGCACAGCCGCACACCAAACTTATCTCTGCAGGATCGGAAATTGAAA atctataa
- the Ohgt gene encoding E3 ubiquitin ligase component cereblon → MNADIQSDEESSESSENQILEYADRRENNIEDDCMDEEGETPIFNESTFDLTLPATHSYLGHNLEELRGRTLLDDGIYINLPLLVKQSVVLFPGQTLPLTVYDPQIKNMLMTCIRNNRTLGVVRLGSEHIMTIGTTAEIYECTYEDPAKGLRLKAKGRQRFKILSVLIQSYAKISANVNILSEITLGHPFLDERLASLNHLRIHPTTEMDFKKQERVENLDAMVTPWPAWVYRQYDPYRLSLKIRKHLQFIEHKGSNIPEDPTDLSFWVAQNLLLDDNERIVSLNYDCAISRLQRQIKYLIDNKIFVCSECDSYIAKQTNVFPMSREGPQGTYCNRIGIVHETVTLYHAQGLTLSRDTPSTEYTWFPGYAWTVAECECCGNHMGWKFTAVESDLRPKSFWGLIRKSLKSKKK, encoded by the exons ATGAACGCCGATATACAAAGCGACGAAGAATCTAGTGAATCTAGCGAGAATCAGATTTTAG AATATGCAGATAGAAGGGAAAATAATATTGAAGATGATTGCATGGATGAAGAAGGTGAAACACCAATATTTAATGAAAGTACTTTTGATTTAACATTACCAGCAACACATTCT TATCTAGGACATAATTTGGAAGAACTTAGAGGAAGGACGCTATTAGATGATGGAATTTATATCAACTTACCATTGTTGGTGAAACAATCTGTTGTATTATTTCCTGGGCAAACGTTACCATTAACAGTATATGATCCACAGATTAAAAATATGTTAATGACTTGTATCCGTAACAATCGTACACTTGGTGTTGTACGTTTGGGATCTGAACACATAATGACAATAGGCACAACTGCAGAAATTTATGAATGTACATACGAAGATCCTGCAAAAGGTTTACGTTTGAAAGCAAAAGGTAGACAACGATTCAAGATTTTAAGTGTCCTAATACAG AGTTATGCAAAAATATCAGCCAATGTGAACATTTTATCAGAAATAACACTTGGACATCCATTCTTGGATGAGCGTCTAGCCTCGTTAAATCATTTACGGATACATCCAACTACTGAAATGGATTTTAAGAAACAAGAAAGAGTAGAAAACCTAGATGCTATGGTAACTCCTTGGCCCGCTTGGGTATACAGGCAGTATGATCCTTACCgactttctttaaaaatacgGAAGCATCTGCAGTTTATTGAACACA aagGAAGTAATATACCAGAAGATCCTACAGATTTGTCATTTTGGGTTGCTCAAAATTTGTTACTGGATGATAATGAAAGAattgtttcattaaattatgATTGTGCAATTTCAAGGCTACAAAGACAGATTAAATATCTAATAGAT AACAAGATATTTGTTTGCTCCGAATGCGATTCTTATATTGCAAAGCAAACAAACGTATTTCCAATGAGTAGAGAAGGTCCACAGGGTACTTATTGCAATCGTATTGGAATTGTACATGAAACTGTGACTTTGTATCACGCCCAAGGTCTTACACTAAGTCGCGATACACCTTCAACAGAATATACATGGTTTCCAGG ATATGCTTGGACGGTAGCCGAGTGTGAATGTTGTGGTAACCATATGGGATGGAAGTTTACAGCAGTTGAAAGTGATTTGAGACCTAAATCGTTTTGGGGTTTGATCCGTAAAAGtttgaaaagtaaaaaaaaatga